The following proteins are co-located in the Microbacterium sp. SORGH_AS_0888 genome:
- a CDS encoding glycoside hydrolase family 3 N-terminal domain-containing protein has translation MQTRSRVPLPVAALAVLALLAGCAPEPPAPSPSSSRTASATPTPTPTRTVDPIAGMSLEDRVGQLFMVGTSVDGVTPETLAAVQSQRIGGVFLHGRSSAGVDATSSLVSQFTGANPTTSPALWVATDQEGGDVQVLSGPGFDDIPSAVTQATDGCDTLRASALGWAGSLSKAGVNMNLAPVADIVTSPDTAGENPPIGALDREYGYDEATVAACAGAFAQGMRAAGVLPTFKHFPGLGRVAGNTDVSADVVDTAIGPDSPDVDVYRTLLAEGPAVVMVSTAVYQQIDPAAPAAFSPPVVTGLLRGRLGYDGVVTTDDLSAAAQVQQWAPGDRAVLAIRAGVDLLLVSADPSVFPEMYDAVLKQAENDPSFAALVDASARRIVELKSSFR, from the coding sequence ATGCAGACACGGTCGCGGGTGCCCCTCCCCGTCGCGGCTCTGGCCGTGCTGGCCCTCCTCGCGGGCTGCGCGCCGGAGCCACCGGCGCCCTCCCCCTCCTCCTCGCGCACGGCGTCCGCCACCCCGACGCCGACGCCGACGCGCACGGTGGATCCGATCGCCGGCATGAGCCTCGAGGACCGTGTCGGGCAGCTGTTCATGGTGGGGACCTCGGTCGACGGCGTCACCCCCGAGACCCTCGCGGCCGTGCAGAGCCAGCGCATCGGGGGCGTCTTCCTGCACGGCCGGTCGTCCGCCGGCGTGGACGCGACCTCCTCCCTGGTCTCGCAGTTCACCGGCGCGAACCCCACGACCTCGCCCGCGCTCTGGGTCGCGACCGACCAGGAGGGCGGGGACGTGCAGGTGCTCTCCGGCCCCGGCTTCGACGACATCCCCTCGGCCGTGACGCAGGCGACCGACGGCTGCGACACGCTACGGGCCAGCGCGCTCGGGTGGGCGGGCTCGCTGTCGAAGGCGGGCGTGAACATGAACCTTGCCCCGGTCGCCGACATCGTCACGAGCCCCGACACGGCGGGCGAGAACCCGCCGATCGGCGCGCTCGACCGTGAGTACGGGTACGACGAGGCGACCGTCGCGGCGTGCGCGGGCGCCTTCGCGCAGGGGATGCGGGCAGCCGGCGTCCTGCCGACCTTCAAGCACTTCCCGGGCCTCGGGCGGGTCGCCGGCAACACGGACGTGTCGGCCGACGTGGTGGACACCGCGATCGGGCCGGACTCCCCCGACGTCGACGTCTACCGGACCCTGCTCGCGGAGGGCCCCGCGGTCGTGATGGTCTCGACCGCGGTGTACCAGCAGATCGATCCCGCCGCCCCCGCCGCCTTCTCGCCGCCGGTGGTGACCGGTCTCCTCCGCGGACGTCTGGGCTACGACGGCGTCGTCACGACCGACGACCTCTCCGCCGCCGCGCAGGTGCAGCAATGGGCGCCGGGCGACCGCGCGGTGCTCGCGATCCGCGCGGGCGTGGACCTCCTGCTCGTCTCGGCGGATCCCTCGGTGTTCCCGGAGATGTACGACGCCGTGCTGAAGCAGGCGGAGAACGATCCGTCGTTCGCGGCGCTGGTGGATGCGTCGGCCCGACGCATCGTGGAGCTCAAGAGCTCGTTCCGCTGA
- a CDS encoding 2,3-butanediol dehydrogenase, which translates to MKAARYYDRGDIRIEDIPEPQVEPGTVGIDVAYCGICGTDLHEYLDGPIFVPPAGHPHPISGESAPVTLGHEMSGVVYAVGAGVTDLAPGDHVVVEPYIVRDDVDTSEANMAYHLSPDMNFIGLAGRGGGLAEKIVVQRRWVHPIGPDIPLDEAALIEPLSVGYHAYRRSGAQRGDLALVTGAGPIGLLTAAVLTAEGVTVAISEPSALRREKALETGVAAHVFDPREVDVVAEVRALTGGVGADVAFECTSVQPALDTLFEAVKPRGVIVVVSIWGHPGSLDMQKLVLKEVDLRGTIGYVNSHPDTIRLVQEGKVDLKPFITGRIGLDHLVDEGFDTLIHRNETAVKILVDPRL; encoded by the coding sequence ATGAAGGCTGCACGTTACTACGACCGCGGCGACATCCGCATCGAGGACATCCCGGAGCCGCAGGTCGAACCGGGAACGGTCGGCATCGACGTCGCCTACTGCGGCATCTGCGGCACGGACCTGCACGAGTACCTGGACGGACCGATCTTCGTGCCTCCCGCGGGTCACCCGCATCCGATCTCGGGCGAGTCGGCTCCCGTCACGCTCGGGCACGAGATGTCGGGGGTCGTCTACGCGGTGGGAGCCGGGGTCACCGATCTCGCCCCCGGCGACCACGTGGTCGTCGAGCCCTACATCGTGCGCGACGACGTCGACACGAGCGAGGCCAACATGGCCTACCACCTCTCGCCCGACATGAACTTCATCGGGCTGGCGGGACGCGGCGGCGGGCTGGCGGAGAAGATCGTGGTGCAGCGCCGCTGGGTGCACCCCATCGGCCCCGACATCCCGCTCGACGAGGCGGCGCTCATCGAGCCGCTGTCGGTCGGCTACCACGCGTATCGACGGTCGGGCGCCCAGCGGGGCGACCTCGCCCTCGTCACGGGCGCCGGCCCGATCGGGCTGCTGACGGCCGCCGTGCTGACGGCCGAGGGGGTCACGGTCGCGATCTCGGAGCCGAGCGCGCTGCGGCGCGAGAAGGCGCTCGAGACGGGGGTGGCCGCTCACGTCTTCGACCCGCGCGAGGTCGACGTCGTCGCCGAGGTGCGAGCGCTCACCGGCGGGGTCGGTGCGGACGTCGCCTTCGAGTGCACATCGGTGCAGCCTGCGCTGGACACCCTGTTCGAGGCGGTCAAGCCCCGCGGTGTCATCGTCGTCGTCTCGATCTGGGGACATCCCGGCTCGCTCGACATGCAGAAGCTCGTGCTCAAAGAGGTCGATCTGCGGGGGACGATCGGCTACGTGAACAGCCACCCGGACACGATCCGGCTCGTGCAGGAGGGCAAGGTCGACCTGAAGCCCTTCATCACGGGCCGCATCGGGCTCGACCACCTCGTCGACGAGGGCTTCGACACCCTCATCCACCGCAACGAGACGGCGGTCAAGATCCTCGTCGACCCGCGGCTGTGA
- the recQ gene encoding DNA helicase RecQ, translating to MSAPHPDSWTEPGFDAFPDDWVPPDDWAPDDEFAPPPDESTAVGEASAPRRHLTGADPLSVLAEVYGYDAFRGDQAEIVAHVVAGGDAVVLMPTGGGKSVTYQVPALVREGTGLVVSPLIALMHDQVDALIANGVRAAYLNSTQTPDERRLTEQMFVAGELDLLYVAPERLNLPATKALLQRGRLSVIAIDEAHCVSQWGHDFRPDYLQLGALADDFPGVPRMALTATATRATHREIAERLRLPDARHFVASFDRPNIQYRIEPKVDPRRQLLAFIRSQPEGAAGIVYALSRKSVEQTADYLRGQGIDALPYHAGLPAPVRASHQSRFLRDDGIVMVATIAFGMGIDKPDVRFVAHIDLPKSVEGYYQETGRAGRDGEPSVAWMAYGLGDVVQQRRMIDQSEGDLAHKRRMQQHLDAMLALCETVACRRQNLLGYFGQESGACGNCDTCLTPPETFDGLVPAQKLLSTIVRLQRERGQAFGAGHLIDILRGADTERIRRMGHAQLATYGIGQDLSDADWRSVVRQLLARGILVAQGEYGTLALGDDASGVLRGETPVPLRRDTIGRVTVSRTRKPAASADVADGDRELFEALRAWRAETAREQGVPAYIVFGDATLRALAEQRPSRPGELEGITGIGAKKREAYGDAVLEVIAAH from the coding sequence GTGAGTGCGCCGCATCCCGACTCCTGGACCGAACCGGGCTTCGACGCGTTTCCGGACGACTGGGTCCCGCCGGATGACTGGGCCCCCGACGACGAGTTCGCACCGCCCCCCGACGAGTCGACGGCGGTGGGGGAGGCATCCGCTCCCCGCCGCCACCTGACGGGCGCCGATCCCCTCTCGGTCCTGGCCGAGGTCTACGGGTACGACGCGTTCCGCGGCGACCAGGCCGAGATCGTCGCGCACGTCGTCGCGGGCGGCGACGCCGTGGTGCTGATGCCCACGGGCGGCGGCAAGAGCGTCACGTATCAGGTGCCCGCGCTCGTGCGCGAGGGAACGGGGCTCGTCGTGAGCCCGCTCATCGCGCTCATGCACGATCAGGTCGACGCGCTGATCGCCAACGGCGTGCGGGCGGCGTATCTCAACTCGACCCAGACGCCCGACGAGCGCCGCCTCACCGAGCAGATGTTCGTCGCGGGCGAGCTCGACCTCCTCTACGTCGCGCCCGAGCGTCTCAACCTGCCGGCGACCAAGGCGCTGCTGCAGCGCGGCCGGCTGAGCGTCATCGCGATCGACGAGGCCCACTGCGTGTCGCAGTGGGGCCACGACTTCCGCCCCGACTACCTGCAGCTGGGCGCGCTCGCCGACGACTTCCCCGGGGTGCCGCGCATGGCGCTGACGGCGACGGCGACCCGCGCGACGCACCGCGAGATCGCCGAGCGGCTGCGGCTGCCGGACGCGCGTCACTTCGTGGCGAGCTTCGACCGGCCGAACATCCAGTACCGCATCGAGCCCAAGGTCGATCCGCGGCGCCAGCTCCTGGCGTTCATCCGCAGCCAGCCCGAGGGCGCGGCGGGCATCGTGTACGCGCTCAGCCGCAAGAGCGTCGAGCAGACCGCCGACTACCTGCGCGGTCAGGGCATCGACGCATTGCCCTATCACGCGGGGCTGCCGGCGCCCGTCCGCGCATCCCATCAGAGCCGCTTCCTCCGCGATGACGGCATCGTGATGGTCGCGACGATCGCCTTCGGCATGGGCATCGACAAGCCCGATGTGCGCTTCGTCGCGCACATCGACCTGCCGAAGTCGGTCGAGGGGTACTACCAGGAGACGGGCCGCGCGGGCCGCGACGGCGAGCCCTCGGTCGCCTGGATGGCCTACGGCCTCGGCGACGTCGTGCAGCAGCGCCGCATGATCGACCAGTCCGAGGGCGACCTCGCCCACAAGCGGCGCATGCAGCAGCACCTCGACGCGATGCTGGCGTTGTGCGAGACCGTGGCATGCCGCCGCCAGAACCTGCTCGGCTACTTCGGGCAGGAGTCCGGCGCCTGCGGCAACTGCGACACGTGCCTCACGCCGCCCGAGACGTTCGACGGCCTCGTCCCGGCGCAGAAGCTCCTGTCCACGATCGTCCGGCTGCAGCGCGAGCGGGGGCAGGCGTTCGGTGCGGGGCACCTCATCGACATCCTGCGCGGCGCCGACACGGAGCGCATCCGCCGGATGGGGCACGCGCAGCTCGCGACGTACGGCATCGGGCAGGACCTCTCCGATGCCGACTGGCGCTCGGTGGTCCGCCAGCTGCTGGCCCGCGGCATCCTGGTGGCGCAGGGCGAGTACGGCACCCTCGCGCTCGGCGACGACGCGTCCGGTGTGCTGCGCGGTGAGACGCCCGTCCCCCTCCGGCGCGACACGATCGGCCGCGTGACGGTCTCCCGCACGCGCAAGCCCGCGGCATCTGCGGACGTCGCCGACGGTGACCGCGAGCTGTTCGAGGCGCTGCGTGCCTGGCGGGCCGAGACCGCGCGCGAGCAGGGGGTCCCGGCGTACATCGTGTTCGGCGACGCGACCCTCCGCGCGCTCGCCGAGCAGCGACCCTCCCGCCCGGGGGAGCTCGAGGGGATCACCGGCATCGGAGCGAAGAAGCGCGAGGCCTACGGCGACGCCGTGCTCGAGGTCATCGCGGCGCACTGA
- a CDS encoding TetR/AcrR family transcriptional regulator has protein sequence MTTTSPERGIPTRDVGALTARGARTREQIRSAALGLFVDPGYRATSLRDIAAAAGLSHPGLLRHYPSKDDILRDLVAEFESVNAEWVRERQRSHAPLSAADLARRNAERPGYLAVFTALVGEATASGHPAHDEMRRRYARMQSSPATEQARAYGAGRDLRVETRRLIAGWDGLQIMQLYAPDRVDVARELDRDAELVARPYADGAPPRPPTGIAPSPLPEMRLPSAPIRPHGNSAGRARRDRILRDATALFAREGYGDTSMRSIAERVGVSKSALFHHYPTKEDLLQAVLSERDKEIGRALPILSATTAAAALREIPDGAARNATAAPGLIEVYTVLSCEATASRHPAHAYFSKRFHASIDMFRALFEAAAADGDLPPHRDPEHEAVWLVALWDGLQIQWLYDRENVDIAAILRTHLEDVLPRR, from the coding sequence ATGACGACGACATCCCCCGAGCGCGGCATCCCGACGCGCGACGTCGGCGCCCTGACCGCACGCGGTGCACGCACGCGGGAGCAGATCCGTTCCGCTGCGCTGGGGCTCTTCGTCGACCCCGGCTACCGCGCCACCTCGCTGCGCGACATCGCCGCCGCAGCCGGCCTCAGCCACCCGGGGCTGCTGCGCCACTACCCCTCGAAGGACGACATCCTGCGGGACCTCGTGGCCGAGTTCGAGTCGGTGAACGCGGAGTGGGTGCGGGAGCGCCAGCGCTCGCACGCGCCGCTGAGCGCCGCCGACCTCGCCCGCCGCAACGCCGAGCGTCCGGGGTACCTCGCGGTGTTCACAGCGCTCGTCGGCGAGGCGACCGCATCCGGTCACCCGGCCCACGACGAGATGCGCCGCCGGTACGCCCGGATGCAGTCGAGTCCGGCGACCGAGCAGGCTCGCGCCTACGGCGCGGGCCGCGACCTGCGCGTGGAGACCCGCCGGCTGATCGCGGGATGGGACGGCCTCCAGATCATGCAGCTCTACGCCCCCGACCGAGTGGATGTCGCGCGGGAGCTCGACCGGGACGCCGAGCTCGTCGCGCGCCCGTACGCAGACGGGGCCCCGCCCCGCCCGCCCACCGGCATCGCGCCCTCCCCGCTGCCGGAGATGCGCCTGCCGAGCGCCCCGATCCGCCCCCACGGCAACAGCGCGGGGCGGGCCCGCCGCGATCGCATCCTCCGCGACGCGACCGCCCTGTTCGCGCGGGAGGGATACGGCGACACCAGCATGCGCTCGATCGCCGAGCGCGTCGGCGTGTCGAAGTCGGCGCTGTTCCATCACTACCCGACCAAGGAGGACCTGCTGCAGGCGGTGCTGTCCGAACGCGACAAGGAGATCGGCCGCGCGCTTCCGATCCTCAGCGCGACGACCGCGGCCGCCGCGCTGCGCGAGATCCCCGACGGCGCCGCACGGAACGCGACCGCCGCCCCCGGGCTGATCGAGGTCTACACGGTGCTCTCGTGCGAGGCGACCGCCTCCCGGCATCCCGCGCACGCCTACTTCTCGAAGCGGTTCCACGCCTCGATCGACATGTTCCGCGCGCTCTTCGAGGCCGCAGCCGCCGACGGCGACCTGCCGCCCCATCGCGATCCCGAGCACGAGGCCGTCTGGCTGGTCGCGCTGTGGGACGGCCTCCAGATCCAGTGGCTCTACGACCGGGAGAACGTGGACATCGCCGCGATCCTGCGCACCCACCTCGAGGACGTGCTGCCACGACGGTGA
- a CDS encoding MFS transporter yields the protein MTELSAAASAAAAGTTGFKAPGTTPSRTPRGYTPALAGVNFGIYLALLTPVMVAMAFKIQHIDPAGATGSLGLVLGIGALFALVANPLVGRLSDRTTSRWGMRRPWMLGGVLVGLGSFVLIGAATSVWVVLVAWCLAQASMNAVLAAANATIPDQVPVGGRGRVSGVVGIMTPLGVLGGSFLTNLIADDFLRFFVPAVIAVVLVVLFCLILRDRRLAEKPAQRFTVGQFLGSFVFNPAAHPDFGWTWLTKFLVMFGYAGIATYLPYYLTERFQLDEKGATGIILLANVASMVAMMISSPLGGWLSDKIGKRRPFVALAGLIMVVGLVLLAFAPSLPVLIIAQAIIGLGAGSFLSVDLALATEVLPNPDDTAKDLGVLNIANALPQSIAPAIAPGIIALGATTALGGYTVYYLFGALVALAGAVFVYRIKGVK from the coding sequence ATGACAGAGCTGTCAGCCGCCGCCAGTGCCGCCGCCGCAGGCACGACCGGCTTCAAGGCGCCGGGGACGACCCCCTCGCGCACTCCTCGGGGTTACACGCCCGCGCTGGCCGGAGTGAACTTCGGCATCTACCTGGCGCTGTTGACGCCGGTCATGGTCGCGATGGCGTTCAAGATCCAGCACATCGACCCCGCGGGGGCCACGGGCAGTCTCGGCCTCGTGCTCGGCATCGGGGCGCTCTTCGCGCTCGTGGCCAATCCGCTCGTCGGTCGCCTCTCGGACCGGACGACCTCGCGGTGGGGCATGCGCCGGCCCTGGATGCTGGGCGGCGTGCTCGTGGGCCTCGGCTCCTTCGTCCTCATCGGCGCGGCGACGAGCGTGTGGGTCGTGCTGGTCGCCTGGTGTCTCGCGCAGGCCTCGATGAACGCGGTCCTCGCTGCGGCCAACGCCACGATCCCCGATCAGGTGCCTGTCGGCGGCCGCGGCAGGGTGTCCGGGGTCGTGGGGATCATGACCCCCCTCGGCGTCCTGGGCGGCAGCTTCCTCACCAACCTCATCGCCGACGACTTCCTGCGCTTCTTCGTTCCCGCCGTGATCGCGGTGGTCCTCGTCGTGCTGTTCTGCCTCATCCTCCGGGACCGCCGCCTCGCCGAGAAGCCGGCGCAGCGCTTCACCGTGGGCCAGTTCCTCGGCTCGTTCGTGTTCAACCCGGCGGCCCACCCCGACTTCGGGTGGACCTGGCTCACGAAGTTCCTCGTCATGTTCGGCTACGCGGGCATCGCGACCTATCTGCCCTACTACCTCACCGAGCGGTTCCAGCTCGACGAGAAGGGAGCGACGGGCATCATCCTGCTGGCCAACGTCGCCTCCATGGTCGCCATGATGATCTCCAGCCCGCTGGGAGGGTGGCTCTCCGACAAGATCGGCAAGCGTCGCCCCTTCGTCGCGCTCGCCGGACTCATCATGGTCGTCGGTCTCGTGCTGCTGGCGTTCGCGCCGAGCCTGCCCGTGCTGATCATCGCCCAGGCGATCATCGGCCTCGGGGCGGGATCGTTCCTCTCCGTCGACCTGGCGCTGGCGACCGAGGTGCTGCCCAACCCCGACGACACGGCGAAAGACCTCGGGGTGCTCAACATCGCGAACGCGCTGCCCCAGTCGATCGCTCCCGCGATCGCCCCCGGGATCATCGCGCTGGGAGCGACGACGGCGCTCGGCGGCTATACCGTCTATTACCTGTTCGGCGCCCTCGTGGCGCTCGCCGGCGCGGTCTTCGTGTACCGCATCAAGGGAGTGAAGTGA
- a CDS encoding glycoside hydrolase family 3 protein, giving the protein MTTTETITGARPWLDASLPVAERVELLLAEMTVEEKAGLFFHTMIRMGPGGELSTGEPDFGLPSTEEYVLDRHMTHFNLLGAAPTAGEIARWHNRLQELAASTRLGIPVTVSTDPRHSFSENPGAAMMAGPFSQWPEPLGLAATRDAELVRTFGDIARREYTAVGLRVALHPQVDLATEPRWARALQTFGEDADLTSELGAAYVRGFQGETLGTESVATMVKHFPGGGPQKDGEDPHFAYGREQVYPGDAFELHLKPFAAVFEAGASQVMPYYGMPVGTSYEEVGFGFNKAVLTGLLRERLGFDGIVCTDWGLVTDSLILGQPFPARAWGVEHLSRPERVAKILEAGADQLGGESCTDVLIELVRSGAVSEARLDVSARRLLREKFVLGLFDDPYVDVDAADEIVGSEPFRAAGFAAQQASIAVLSNRTPENGTPVLPFARGTRLYVEGIDPAAAAAYGEVVGTPAEADLAILRIAAPYEERATAFENFFHAGSLELPAALLAHIAEVSASVPTVVDVFLDRPAILAPIVSAAAAVTANWGSSAAALLDVLSGAVPARGALPFDVPRSMAAVEASRPDVPFDTADPLFRFGHGLSL; this is encoded by the coding sequence ATGACCACGACGGAGACGATCACCGGCGCCCGGCCCTGGCTCGATGCGAGCCTGCCGGTCGCGGAGCGTGTGGAGCTGCTGCTGGCCGAGATGACGGTGGAGGAGAAGGCCGGGCTCTTCTTCCACACCATGATCCGGATGGGCCCCGGCGGCGAGCTGTCCACGGGGGAGCCGGACTTCGGTCTCCCCTCGACCGAGGAGTACGTCCTCGACCGCCACATGACGCATTTCAACCTGCTCGGCGCCGCTCCCACAGCGGGCGAGATCGCCCGCTGGCACAACCGGCTGCAGGAGCTCGCCGCCTCGACCAGGCTCGGCATCCCGGTGACCGTGTCGACCGACCCCCGTCACTCCTTCAGCGAGAACCCGGGCGCCGCGATGATGGCGGGCCCGTTCTCGCAGTGGCCGGAGCCGCTCGGGCTCGCCGCGACACGTGACGCGGAGCTCGTGCGCACCTTCGGCGACATCGCCCGTCGCGAGTACACGGCCGTCGGGCTGCGGGTGGCCCTGCACCCTCAGGTCGACCTCGCCACGGAGCCGCGATGGGCGCGCGCGCTGCAGACCTTCGGCGAGGACGCCGACCTCACGAGCGAGCTCGGTGCCGCCTACGTCCGCGGGTTCCAGGGCGAGACGCTGGGCACGGAGTCGGTGGCGACCATGGTCAAGCACTTCCCCGGCGGCGGCCCGCAGAAGGACGGCGAAGACCCCCACTTCGCGTACGGGCGGGAGCAGGTTTACCCCGGCGACGCGTTCGAGCTCCACCTGAAGCCGTTCGCCGCCGTGTTCGAGGCGGGCGCGAGCCAGGTCATGCCGTACTACGGGATGCCGGTCGGCACGAGCTACGAAGAGGTCGGGTTCGGGTTCAACAAGGCCGTGCTGACCGGGCTCCTGCGGGAGCGACTCGGGTTCGACGGCATCGTCTGCACGGACTGGGGGCTCGTGACCGACTCCCTCATCCTCGGCCAGCCCTTCCCGGCGCGGGCGTGGGGCGTCGAGCACCTGTCGCGGCCCGAGCGGGTCGCGAAGATCCTCGAGGCCGGCGCCGACCAGCTCGGCGGCGAGTCGTGCACCGACGTGCTGATCGAGCTCGTGCGCTCGGGGGCGGTCTCGGAGGCGCGCCTGGACGTCTCGGCGCGACGGCTGCTGCGCGAGAAGTTCGTGCTCGGGCTCTTCGACGACCCCTACGTGGATGTCGACGCCGCCGACGAGATCGTGGGCTCGGAGCCGTTCCGGGCCGCGGGCTTCGCGGCGCAGCAGGCCTCGATCGCGGTGCTGTCGAACCGGACGCCCGAGAACGGGACGCCGGTGCTGCCGTTCGCCCGCGGGACGAGGCTCTACGTCGAGGGCATCGACCCGGCGGCGGCGGCCGCCTACGGCGAGGTGGTCGGGACCCCCGCCGAGGCCGATCTGGCGATCCTCCGGATCGCGGCGCCGTACGAGGAGCGCGCTACCGCCTTCGAGAACTTCTTCCACGCGGGATCGCTCGAGCTCCCGGCCGCGCTGCTGGCGCACATCGCCGAGGTGTCGGCATCCGTGCCGACCGTCGTCGACGTGTTCCTGGACCGCCCCGCGATCCTCGCGCCCATCGTGTCCGCCGCGGCCGCCGTGACGGCCAACTGGGGCTCGAGCGCGGCCGCGCTGCTGGACGTGCTGTCGGGCGCGGTGCCCGCGCGCGGCGCCCTGCCCTTCGATGTGCCCCGGTCGATGGCGGCGGTCGAGGCCTCCCGCCCCGACGTGCCGTTCGACACGGCCGATCCGCTGTTCCGGTTCGGCCACGGCCTGTCCCTCTGA